A single region of the Caballeronia insecticola genome encodes:
- a CDS encoding DNA-3-methyladenine glycosylase family protein — protein sequence MHSTINNSYATFELPFKRPFDWTRMLKFIGGRASAGVESVEDNVYRRAIEWHGDEGTVEVRPHERRHRLVVTVDGAAARHAEALAAPLARMFDLHVDPREIARCLSDDPILAPLVAAAPGLRVPGAWSGFELVVRTIVGQQVSVKGASTIMNRIVQRAGKRIEGHPHEGTAWRFPTPAELAAADLDKIGMPTKRTETVQRIAQAVATGALPLDTPGADAEQLKRDLLAMPGIGPWTVGYVSMRALRDPDAWPDADLVLMQALARRDPSLLKPAQQRARTERWRPWRAYAAMHLWNGVAMETGLARGG from the coding sequence ATGCATTCGACAATAAACAATTCTTACGCCACTTTCGAACTGCCCTTCAAGCGGCCCTTCGACTGGACGCGCATGCTGAAATTCATCGGCGGACGCGCGTCGGCGGGCGTGGAATCGGTCGAAGACAACGTGTATCGGCGGGCGATCGAATGGCATGGCGACGAAGGCACCGTCGAAGTCAGACCGCATGAGCGAAGACACCGGCTCGTCGTGACCGTCGACGGTGCCGCAGCTCGTCATGCGGAAGCACTCGCGGCGCCGCTCGCGCGCATGTTCGACTTGCATGTCGATCCGCGCGAGATCGCCCGCTGCCTCTCCGACGACCCGATACTGGCGCCGCTTGTCGCGGCCGCGCCCGGTTTGCGCGTGCCGGGCGCGTGGTCCGGCTTCGAACTCGTGGTGCGGACAATCGTCGGGCAGCAGGTGAGCGTGAAAGGCGCCTCGACGATCATGAACCGCATCGTGCAGCGCGCCGGCAAGCGCATCGAGGGTCATCCGCACGAAGGCACCGCGTGGCGCTTTCCCACGCCCGCCGAACTCGCCGCAGCCGATCTGGACAAGATCGGCATGCCGACGAAGCGCACCGAGACCGTGCAGCGGATCGCGCAAGCGGTCGCGACGGGCGCCCTGCCGCTCGATACACCCGGCGCCGATGCCGAACAGCTCAAGCGCGACCTGCTCGCGATGCCCGGCATCGGTCCGTGGACTGTCGGCTATGTGTCGATGCGAGCCTTACGCGACCCCGACGCCTGGCCCGACGCCGATCTCGTGCTCATGCAGGCGCTCGCCCGGCGCGACCCTTCGCTCTTGAAGCCCGCCCAGCAACGCGCGCGCACCGAACGCTGGCGCCCGTGGCGCGCCTACGCGGCAATGCATCTGTGGAACGGCGTCGCGATGGAAACAGGGCTCGCGCGCGGCGGCTGA
- a CDS encoding GntR family transcriptional regulator yields the protein MQNPDLPQTHVSNGLPKVERLRLHDTVVDHLRGFIVEGLLAPGVKLNERKLCETLGISRTPLREALKVLAAEGLIEISPNRGASVSQMSEFEMREMFELMSGLEAFSGELACERITPLEIAEIKALHYAMLACRAQNDLSGYYSRNQAIHDKINEAARNTALRQTYVSINRRLMALRFRSNFQTPKWDSAIRDHEEMIEALEARDGKRMGEIMRKHLLSKRDAVLAERTLTTVKATTPRKRATERTARATSDND from the coding sequence ATGCAAAATCCCGATTTGCCACAAACGCACGTTTCGAACGGGCTGCCGAAGGTCGAGCGGCTGCGTCTGCACGACACCGTCGTGGACCATTTGCGCGGGTTCATCGTCGAGGGTTTGCTCGCGCCTGGCGTGAAGCTCAACGAGCGCAAGCTCTGCGAGACGCTCGGGATTTCGCGCACGCCACTGCGCGAGGCGCTCAAAGTGCTGGCCGCCGAAGGGTTGATCGAGATATCGCCGAACCGGGGCGCATCGGTGTCGCAGATGAGCGAGTTCGAGATGCGCGAGATGTTCGAGTTGATGAGCGGCCTCGAAGCGTTTTCGGGCGAACTGGCGTGCGAGCGCATCACGCCGCTCGAAATCGCCGAGATCAAGGCGCTGCACTACGCGATGCTCGCGTGCCGTGCGCAGAATGATCTGTCCGGTTACTACAGCCGCAATCAGGCCATTCACGACAAGATCAACGAGGCCGCGCGCAATACGGCGCTGCGTCAGACGTACGTATCGATCAACCGGCGTCTGATGGCGCTACGCTTTCGCTCGAATTTCCAGACGCCGAAATGGGACAGCGCCATTCGCGATCACGAAGAGATGATTGAGGCGCTCGAGGCTCGCGACGGCAAGCGCATGGGCGAGATCATGCGCAAGCATCTGCTGTCCAAGCGCGACGCAGTGCTCGCTGAACGCACGTTGACGACCGTGAAAGCAACGACGCCGAGGAAGCGCGCCACCGAACGAACCGCACGCGCGACGAGCGACAACGACTAA
- a CDS encoding pyridoxal-phosphate-dependent aminotransferase family protein, which produces MLKLDFHPAGRHFLQIPGPSPVPDRILRAMSYPTIDHRGPEFGALGLKVLDGIKKIFKTNQPVVIYPASGTGAWEAALCNTLNAGDAVLMYETGHFAALWKKMAENLGLKPEFLGLPGIEGWRRGVQADLIEKRLREDSHRAIKAVCVVHNETSTGVTSDIAAVRRAIDAAAHPALLLVDTISGLASADYRHDEWGVDVTISGSQKGLMLPPGISFNAVSEKAREASKHATLPRAFWDWTDIIEMNKQGYWPYTPNTNLLYGLSEALDMILGEGLDNVFARHQRLAAACRAAVSAWGLEIQCADPAVYSPVLTGVMTPEGVDADAVRKLIYEHFDLSLGTGLGKVKGRMFRIGHLGDCNDLTLMAALSGCEMGLTLAGVELKGSGVTAAMDYLTKHVAKTSLKAAA; this is translated from the coding sequence ATGCTCAAGCTCGACTTCCATCCCGCCGGCCGTCACTTTTTGCAGATCCCCGGACCGAGCCCGGTTCCCGACCGGATCTTGCGCGCGATGAGTTATCCGACCATCGACCATCGTGGTCCGGAGTTCGGCGCGCTGGGGCTCAAGGTGCTCGATGGCATCAAGAAGATCTTCAAGACGAACCAGCCCGTGGTGATCTATCCGGCATCGGGCACGGGCGCGTGGGAAGCGGCGCTGTGCAACACGCTGAACGCGGGCGATGCGGTCCTCATGTACGAGACCGGCCACTTCGCGGCGCTATGGAAGAAGATGGCGGAGAACCTGGGCCTCAAGCCCGAGTTTCTGGGATTGCCGGGCATCGAAGGATGGCGGCGCGGCGTGCAGGCCGACCTCATCGAGAAGCGTCTGCGCGAGGACTCGCATCGTGCGATCAAGGCGGTCTGCGTCGTGCATAACGAAACGTCGACGGGTGTCACGTCGGACATCGCCGCCGTGCGCCGCGCCATCGACGCGGCGGCGCATCCCGCGTTGCTGCTCGTCGATACGATTTCGGGGCTCGCATCGGCCGACTATCGGCATGACGAATGGGGCGTCGACGTGACCATTTCGGGCTCGCAAAAAGGCCTGATGCTGCCGCCGGGAATCAGCTTCAACGCGGTGTCGGAGAAGGCGCGCGAGGCGTCGAAGCACGCGACGTTGCCACGCGCGTTCTGGGACTGGACCGACATCATCGAGATGAACAAGCAGGGTTACTGGCCCTACACGCCGAATACGAACTTGTTGTACGGCTTGTCCGAAGCGCTCGACATGATTCTCGGCGAAGGACTCGACAACGTGTTCGCGCGGCATCAACGGCTCGCGGCGGCGTGTCGCGCGGCGGTGAGCGCATGGGGACTCGAGATTCAGTGCGCGGATCCCGCCGTCTATTCGCCGGTGCTGACGGGCGTGATGACGCCCGAAGGCGTCGATGCCGATGCGGTGCGCAAGCTCATCTACGAACATTTCGATCTGTCGCTCGGCACGGGGCTCGGCAAGGTGAAGGGGCGCATGTTCCGCATCGGCCATCTCGGCGATTGCAACGACCTCACGCTGATGGCCGCGCTGTCCGGCTGCGAGATGGGGTTGACGCTCGCGGGCGTCGAATTGAAGGGCAGCGGCGTCACGGCGGCGATGGACTATCTGACGAAGCACGTCGCGAAGACCTCGTTGAAGGCGGCTGCATGA
- a CDS encoding 2-keto-4-pentenoate hydratase produces the protein MSAAFDAGALARLFVEARAHRAKLDTLPEGARPSNADEAYAVQAETLRLIGVNIGGWKVGAKSSDGPIQGALLPADGVHRSGAHLAMDAFGRAGLELEVAFTLGRRFEPNRGPYDDAAVLDAIESVHASIEVVASRFAAWPDIEKPWQLADLQNHGALIVGEGVPYDAAFPFVAPAMTFTSNGVPLFHATPANPAGDPRRLLAWTVNHSVSHGFAVERGTVITAGSYTGIAFPDTPGHVVGTIAGLPPVELHFA, from the coding sequence ATGAGCGCCGCGTTCGACGCCGGTGCGCTTGCGCGGCTCTTCGTCGAGGCGCGGGCGCATCGCGCGAAGCTGGATACGCTGCCGGAAGGTGCGCGCCCGTCGAACGCCGACGAAGCCTATGCCGTGCAGGCCGAGACGCTGCGCCTGATCGGCGTGAACATCGGCGGCTGGAAGGTCGGCGCCAAATCATCCGACGGGCCGATTCAAGGCGCGTTGCTTCCCGCGGACGGCGTGCATCGCTCCGGTGCGCATCTCGCGATGGACGCCTTTGGCCGGGCAGGCCTCGAACTCGAAGTGGCGTTCACGCTCGGCCGGCGTTTCGAGCCGAACAGAGGCCCGTACGACGATGCAGCGGTGCTTGACGCGATCGAGTCCGTGCATGCGTCGATCGAAGTGGTGGCGAGCCGCTTCGCCGCGTGGCCCGATATCGAGAAGCCTTGGCAGCTCGCGGACTTGCAGAACCACGGCGCGTTGATCGTCGGCGAAGGCGTGCCCTACGACGCGGCGTTTCCGTTCGTCGCGCCCGCGATGACCTTCACGTCAAACGGCGTGCCGCTCTTTCATGCGACGCCGGCCAACCCGGCGGGCGACCCGCGCCGCCTGCTCGCGTGGACGGTGAATCACAGCGTGTCGCATGGCTTCGCGGTCGAACGCGGAACGGTGATCACGGCGGGCTCGTACACCGGCATCGCGTTTCCAGACACGCCCGGACATGTGGTCGGCACGATCGCGGGCTTGCCGCCCGTCGAATTGCATTTCGCATAA